The Treponema phagedenis DNA segment TGCAAAAATGCTTTTTACTACTTGATTAAAATATCCGTTTATAGTACTTTTAGCACAGAGATATTGTTACCTGGAGTTTACATTGATACCATTGATTGTTTTAAAGACAGGTGAAAAGGCTTCGGTGTTAAAATTTGACGGAACAGGAGCCGAGTTTACCCGATTACGCAGCTTGGGAATTGACGTTAACACGGAACTAACTGTTGTAACCTCGCAAGCGGATAAAAAGGGGCCGATGCTGTTGTTGGTAAACGGTGCAAAGTATGCAATTGATTATAACTTGGCTTCTAAAATTTTTGTGCTTATATAGAAACCGAATCTTAAGTTCGATTCAAGTTTCGCCTTGTATTTGCGA contains these protein-coding regions:
- a CDS encoding FeoA family protein, with the protein product MIVLKTGEKASVLKFDGTGAEFTRLRSLGIDVNTELTVVTSQADKKGPMLLLVNGAKYAIDYNLASKIFVLI